A region of the Paracholeplasma morum genome:
TTCAAAATAGAAAGATCATTCGTACTTAAACTCACATTAGTACTTTTATCCATTTCTGCGATAATAACGCCATTTGAAGCCAGTAAAGGTGAAACGAGTTCAATGATTGGATTGATATCTAGATGATAAGGAGGATCTAAGAAGATATAATTAAATTCCTCTTTTGAAGCAACCAGTGTTATAATCAGTTCTTGGTAATCCATATTGTAAAGTCTTGCGTCTGTTTTAAGCTTGAGATTGTTTTGTTTAAGTGACTGAAATGCAAGTTTATCTACATCGTTTAGCGTGATTTTATCTAACCCTCTAGATAAAGCTTCAAACCCATATGCGCCTGAACCAGCAAACAGATCAAGCCCACTACCTGAGAGGCTGTAAAGCATATTAAAAACTGCTCCCCTCACGACGTGAGAGGTTTCTCTTGTTTGCTCACTCAAACTAACTAGAGATTGGTTCTTGTATTTGCCTGAGATGATTTTTACTTGGATGTTTTTCATTCGAATAATTTCAACATCGCTTTATTATAGAAGATGTTAGAGAAATACGTGCTTTTCTTTCCAACAATATCCAGATCCATTAAATCTCGATATCGCTTCATAATTGTCTTCGGCAATACATTAAATTGTGCTTGAAGCGGTTCACTTTCCAAATAGATTATTCGGTGACTGACGTGTAACATTTCTGTTAGGCGTCTTTTTTGATAAATG
Encoded here:
- a CDS encoding RsmD family RNA methyltransferase, whose translation is MKNIQVKIISGKYKNQSLVSLSEQTRETSHVVRGAVFNMLYSLSGSGLDLFAGSGAYGFEALSRGLDKITLNDVDKLAFQSLKQNNLKLKTDARLYNMDYQELIITLVASKEEFNYIFLDPPYHLDINPIIELVSPLLASNGVIIAEMDKSTNVSLSTNDLSILKERVHGIKKIVIIKNVK